A section of the Pseudomonas flavescens genome encodes:
- a CDS encoding flavin reductase family protein — protein MDNPIKPVSLDKAYRLLNHGPTVLVSARHDGVDGVMAAAWACALDFDPPKLTVVLDKITATRALVERSGRLVIQVPTAAQLELTHQVGSRSLNDEPDKLATTGVELIALGDQNLPFVAGCSAWLACRLIVEPHNQQTYDLFIAEVTAAWADSRVFRDGRWHFEEADPAWRSIHHVAGGHFYGIGEALSRK, from the coding sequence ATGGACAACCCGATCAAGCCCGTGAGCCTGGACAAGGCCTACCGGTTGCTCAACCACGGCCCCACGGTGCTGGTATCCGCACGCCATGACGGCGTCGACGGGGTGATGGCCGCCGCCTGGGCTTGTGCCCTGGATTTCGACCCGCCCAAGCTGACCGTGGTACTGGACAAGATCACCGCCACCCGTGCGCTGGTCGAGCGTAGCGGTCGATTAGTCATTCAGGTACCCACTGCCGCGCAGCTGGAACTGACTCACCAGGTCGGTTCGCGCAGCTTGAACGATGAGCCCGACAAGTTGGCCACTACCGGCGTCGAACTCATCGCCCTGGGCGATCAGAATCTGCCGTTCGTCGCGGGCTGCTCGGCATGGCTGGCCTGCCGCCTGATCGTAGAGCCGCACAACCAGCAGACCTACGACCTGTTCATCGCCGAGGTGACCGCTGCGTGGGCCGATTCGCGGGTGTTTCGTGACGGGCGCTGGCACTTCGAGGAGGCCGATCCCGCCTGGCGCAGCATCCATCACGTAGCCGGCGGTCACTTTTATGGGATCGGCGAGGCATTGAGTCGCAAATGA
- a CDS encoding YebC/PmpR family DNA-binding transcriptional regulator produces MGAQWKAKPKEAAANARGKIFGRLVKEIMVCARNGADPDMNPKLRLAIHQAKKASMPKDTLDRAIKKGAGLSGETVNFERTTYEGFAPHQVPLIVECLTDNVNRTVAEIRVLFRKGQLGSSGSVAWDFDHVGLIEASSESGADPELAAIEAGAQDFDEADEGNTLFITEPTDLDLVSRALPEQGFTVNSANLGYRPKNPVANLTPEQREEVEAFLEAIDNHDDVQNVYVGLAG; encoded by the coding sequence ATGGGCGCCCAGTGGAAAGCCAAACCTAAAGAAGCCGCCGCCAACGCCAGGGGCAAGATTTTCGGTCGCCTGGTCAAGGAGATCATGGTCTGCGCGCGCAATGGCGCCGATCCGGACATGAACCCCAAGCTGCGCCTGGCCATCCATCAGGCGAAAAAGGCCTCGATGCCGAAGGACACCCTGGATCGCGCGATCAAGAAAGGCGCAGGCCTGAGCGGCGAGACGGTCAACTTCGAACGCACCACCTACGAAGGCTTCGCGCCGCACCAGGTGCCACTGATCGTCGAGTGCCTGACCGACAACGTCAACCGCACCGTGGCGGAGATTCGCGTGCTGTTCCGCAAGGGCCAGCTCGGCAGCAGCGGTTCGGTAGCCTGGGATTTCGATCATGTCGGGCTGATCGAGGCCTCCAGCGAGAGCGGTGCCGACCCGGAGCTGGCGGCTATCGAAGCCGGCGCTCAGGACTTCGACGAAGCCGATGAAGGCAACACTCTGTTCATCACCGAGCCGACCGATCTCGATCTGGTCAGCCGTGCGCTGCCGGAACAGGGCTTCACGGTGAACTCGGCGAACCTCGGTTACCGCCCGAAAAACCCGGTCGCGAACCTGACGCCCGAACAGCGCGAAGAAGTCGAAGCCTTCCTCGAAGCCATCGACAACCACGACGATGTACAGAACGTCTACGTGGGTCTGGCCGGCTAA
- a CDS encoding cation acetate symporter has product MIGRILSTLALMALAPTLWADALTGDVQRQAVNTPAILMFLAFVGGTLCITYWASKRSKSTSDFYTAGGGITGFQNGLAIAGDYMSAASFLGISALVFTSGYDGLIYSIGFLVGWPVILFLIAERLRNLGKYTFADVASYRLKQKEIRTLSASGSLVVVAFYLIAQMVGAGKLIELLFGLQYHVAVVLVGILMVMYVLFGGMLATTWVQIIKAVLLLSGASFMAFMVMKHVDFNFNTLFTEAIKVHANGERIMSPGGLVKDPISAISLGLALMFGTAGLPHILMRFFTVGDAKEARKSVFYATGFIGYFYILTFIIGFGAILLVSTNPAFKDAAGALLGGNNMAAVHLANAVGGSIFLGFISAVAFATILAVVAGLTLAGASAVSHDLYASVFKKGNVNEKDELRVSKITTVCLGILAIGLGILFEKQNIAFMVGLAFSIAASCNFPVLFLSMYWKNLTTRGAMVGGWLGLITAVVLMVLGPTIWVTVLGHEKAIFPYEYPALFSIIVAFVGIWFFSITDKSESAAEERALFLPQFVRSHTGLGASGASSH; this is encoded by the coding sequence ATGATCGGCCGTATCCTCTCCACGTTGGCCCTGATGGCCCTGGCCCCGACCTTGTGGGCCGATGCATTGACCGGCGACGTTCAGCGCCAGGCAGTCAATACGCCCGCGATCCTGATGTTCCTGGCTTTCGTCGGTGGCACCCTGTGCATCACCTACTGGGCTTCAAAACGCAGCAAGTCGACGTCTGATTTCTATACCGCGGGGGGCGGTATCACAGGCTTCCAGAACGGCTTGGCAATCGCTGGTGACTACATGTCGGCGGCGTCCTTCCTGGGTATTTCCGCCCTGGTGTTCACGTCCGGCTACGACGGCCTGATCTACTCGATCGGCTTCCTGGTCGGCTGGCCGGTGATCCTCTTCCTGATCGCCGAACGCCTGCGCAACCTGGGCAAATACACCTTTGCCGACGTGGCGTCCTATCGCCTCAAGCAGAAGGAAATCCGTACCCTGTCAGCCAGCGGGTCGCTGGTGGTGGTGGCTTTCTACCTGATCGCGCAGATGGTCGGTGCAGGCAAGCTGATCGAGCTGCTGTTCGGCCTGCAATACCATGTGGCGGTCGTGCTGGTCGGTATCCTGATGGTGATGTACGTGCTGTTCGGCGGCATGCTGGCCACCACCTGGGTGCAGATCATCAAGGCGGTGTTGCTGCTTTCCGGTGCGTCGTTCATGGCGTTCATGGTGATGAAGCACGTCGACTTCAACTTCAACACCCTGTTCACCGAAGCGATCAAGGTTCACGCCAACGGCGAGAGGATCATGAGCCCCGGTGGCCTGGTGAAAGACCCGATCTCGGCGATCTCCCTCGGCCTGGCGCTGATGTTCGGTACTGCCGGTCTGCCGCACATCCTGATGCGCTTCTTCACCGTTGGCGATGCCAAGGAAGCCCGTAAATCGGTGTTCTACGCCACCGGCTTCATCGGTTACTTCTACATCCTGACCTTCATCATCGGTTTCGGCGCGATCCTGCTGGTCAGCACCAACCCGGCCTTCAAGGACGCTGCTGGCGCTCTGCTGGGCGGTAACAACATGGCGGCGGTGCACCTGGCCAATGCCGTGGGTGGCAGCATCTTCCTGGGCTTCATCTCGGCCGTGGCCTTCGCCACCATCCTCGCGGTGGTTGCCGGTCTGACCCTGGCGGGCGCTTCGGCGGTTTCCCACGACCTGTACGCCAGCGTGTTCAAGAAGGGCAACGTCAACGAGAAGGACGAGCTGCGCGTATCGAAGATCACCACCGTGTGCCTGGGTATCCTGGCCATCGGCCTGGGGATTCTCTTCGAGAAACAGAACATCGCCTTCATGGTGGGTCTGGCGTTCTCCATCGCGGCGAGCTGTAACTTCCCCGTACTGTTCCTGAGCATGTACTGGAAGAACCTGACCACCCGTGGCGCGATGGTCGGTGGCTGGCTCGGCCTGATCACCGCCGTGGTACTGATGGTGCTCGGCCCAACCATCTGGGTCACGGTGCTCGGTCACGAGAAGGCGATCTTCCCGTACGAATACCCGGCGCTGTTCTCCATCATCGTGGCCTTCGTCGGTATCTGGTTCTTCTCGATCACCGACAAGTCCGAATCGGCTGCAGAGGAACGTGCGCTGTTCCTGCCGCAGTTCGTGCGCTCGCACACCGGCCTGGGCGCCAGTGGCGCTTCGTCTCACTGA
- a CDS encoding serine hydrolase domain-containing protein, translating into MSTRAACRNALVLPAIALLLGACASSQTPAPDKPERIGRAQDLYELSPAYQPGTYRHMDELFFTRTVHRGPKVYPLPAGAEVPVKYSVDGQLVGVEAFMRRNQVGGVLIIKDGKIALEKYAMGNDASTRWTSFSVVKSISSTLVGAAVQQGSIASVKDPLTRYLPQLKGGAYDGVSVEQMLQMSSGAAWDETYRDPKSDRRRMFELQLANNPGALLKQMSGLKRAHAPGTAFAYSTGESHLQSELVRAATGMTTSDYLSERIWARLGMERDAFWQLDSRAGQEIGSSGLSATLRDYGRFGQFILDDGVIDGERILPAGWLASATRATPGSHLEPGKLYDGEYALGYGYQWWLFPTGAAALPEHGGGAFEAQGIFGQFLYINPKEKIVAVVWSTWPKPEMDEREMETYAFIGAAVKALR; encoded by the coding sequence ATGAGCACCAGAGCCGCATGCCGCAACGCCCTCGTCCTACCCGCAATCGCCCTGCTGCTCGGTGCCTGCGCCAGCTCGCAGACACCTGCGCCCGACAAGCCAGAGCGAATCGGGCGCGCTCAGGATCTCTACGAGTTGAGCCCGGCCTACCAGCCCGGCACCTACCGGCACATGGACGAGCTGTTCTTCACCCGGACTGTGCACCGTGGCCCCAAGGTCTATCCGCTGCCAGCCGGTGCCGAGGTGCCGGTGAAGTACAGCGTCGACGGCCAGCTAGTGGGCGTCGAGGCGTTCATGCGCCGCAATCAGGTCGGCGGCGTGCTGATCATCAAGGACGGCAAGATCGCCCTGGAGAAGTACGCCATGGGTAACGACGCCAGTACCCGCTGGACCTCGTTCAGCGTGGTCAAGTCGATCTCCTCGACACTGGTGGGCGCTGCCGTGCAACAAGGCAGTATCGCCAGCGTGAAAGACCCACTGACCCGCTACCTGCCGCAACTCAAGGGCGGCGCCTATGACGGCGTGAGCGTCGAGCAGATGCTGCAGATGAGTTCGGGCGCAGCCTGGGACGAAACGTATCGTGACCCGAAATCCGACCGCCGCCGTATGTTCGAGCTGCAACTGGCCAACAACCCGGGCGCCCTGCTCAAGCAGATGTCAGGCCTGAAGAGGGCCCACGCCCCTGGCACGGCATTCGCCTACAGCACCGGCGAGTCCCACCTGCAGAGTGAGCTGGTACGCGCTGCGACCGGCATGACCACCAGTGATTACCTGTCCGAACGCATCTGGGCACGCCTGGGCATGGAGCGCGACGCCTTCTGGCAGTTGGACAGCCGTGCCGGCCAGGAAATAGGCAGCAGCGGCCTGTCAGCGACCCTGCGCGATTACGGCCGCTTCGGCCAGTTCATCCTCGATGACGGGGTGATCGACGGCGAGCGCATCCTGCCTGCCGGCTGGCTGGCGAGTGCCACCCGCGCCACACCGGGCTCCCACCTTGAGCCCGGCAAGCTGTACGACGGTGAGTACGCGCTCGGCTATGGCTACCAGTGGTGGCTGTTCCCCACCGGTGCCGCAGCACTGCCCGAGCATGGCGGCGGGGCCTTCGAGGCGCAGGGCATCTTTGGGCAATTCCTTTACATCAACCCCAAGGAGAAGATCGTGGCGGTGGTGTGGAGTACCTGGCCAAAGCCGGAGATGGATGAGCGGGAGATGGAAACCTACGCCTTCATCGGCGCGGCGGTGAAGGCATTGCGTTGA
- a CDS encoding AzlD family protein — translation MMIESTGSGAMIVVIVMAVVTLATRWGGIFVMSFVPINLRTQQFISAMSGSVLVALLAPLALEGDNGARLALASTAVVMLLVKKPLPAIAAGILVAALVRQTGL, via the coding sequence ATGATGATCGAATCGACGGGTTCCGGCGCCATGATCGTCGTCATCGTGATGGCGGTGGTGACGCTCGCCACCCGTTGGGGCGGTATTTTCGTCATGTCGTTCGTGCCGATAAACCTCAGAACCCAGCAGTTCATCAGTGCCATGTCCGGCTCGGTACTGGTGGCACTGCTGGCGCCCCTGGCACTTGAAGGCGACAACGGTGCACGGCTGGCATTGGCGAGCACGGCGGTTGTCATGCTGCTGGTCAAGAAACCACTGCCGGCGATTGCCGCGGGGATACTGGTTGCCGCTCTCGTCAGGCAAACGGGGCTTTAA
- a CDS encoding cation diffusion facilitator family transporter yields the protein MKTEQGILRLSIAVTLLLAGGGILFGLLSGSFSIVFDGVYSLADASMSGLALIVATLIRKHTSNSDANRRLAERFNMGFWHLEPMVLALNGTLLCGVTLYALINAVGSLLAGGKPLDFGFAIIYALVATIACFSLAALEFRANKLIRSDFVALDAKAWVMSGSISLALLIAFMLGEVTASTTYGWLGPYIDPAVLAIICLVILPMPLLTIRQAMADILLVTPPALKMHVDEVASGVVAQQGFVGYEAYVAKVGRALQVELYFIVPADWPAQTLDDWDRLRDAIGEAIGDEGPNRWLTIAFTTDPQWAR from the coding sequence ATGAAAACAGAACAAGGCATCCTGCGCCTATCCATCGCCGTCACCCTGCTGCTAGCGGGTGGCGGTATCCTCTTTGGTCTCTTGTCGGGGTCCTTCTCCATCGTCTTCGACGGCGTCTATTCGCTCGCCGATGCCAGCATGAGTGGCCTGGCACTGATCGTCGCCACGCTGATCCGCAAGCACACGTCCAACAGCGACGCCAACCGCCGCCTCGCCGAGCGCTTCAATATGGGGTTCTGGCACCTGGAGCCCATGGTGCTGGCGCTCAACGGCACCTTGCTGTGCGGCGTGACGCTGTACGCGCTGATCAATGCGGTCGGCAGTCTGCTGGCAGGCGGCAAACCCCTCGACTTCGGCTTCGCGATCATCTACGCGCTCGTGGCAACCATCGCCTGCTTCAGCCTGGCCGCCCTGGAGTTTCGCGCCAACAAACTCATCCGCTCGGACTTCGTGGCCCTGGATGCCAAGGCCTGGGTGATGTCCGGGAGCATCTCGCTGGCATTGTTGATCGCCTTCATGCTGGGCGAGGTTACCGCCTCGACCACCTATGGCTGGCTTGGCCCCTACATCGACCCGGCGGTGCTGGCGATCATCTGCCTGGTGATTCTGCCCATGCCGCTGCTGACCATCCGCCAGGCAATGGCCGATATCCTGCTGGTCACGCCGCCAGCGCTGAAGATGCACGTCGACGAGGTAGCCTCCGGCGTGGTCGCCCAACAGGGCTTCGTCGGCTATGAAGCCTACGTCGCCAAGGTGGGCCGTGCCCTGCAGGTCGAGCTGTACTTCATCGTGCCTGCCGACTGGCCAGCCCAGACCCTGGACGACTGGGACCGGCTGCGCGACGCCATCGGCGAAGCGATTGGCGACGAAGGCCCCAACCGCTGGCTGACCATCGCCTTCACCACCGATCCGCAATGGGCCAGGTAG
- a CDS encoding amidase, whose protein sequence is MIEVTEVSIAQLRAALEAGRTTAVELVKAYLARIDAYDGPQTATALNAVVVRNPDALLEAEASDARRARGETRGPLDGIPYTAKDSYLVKGLTAASGSPAFKDLLAHRDAFTVERLRAAGAICLGKTNMPPMANGGMQRGVYGRAESPYNASYLTAPFASGSSNGAGTATAASFAAFGLAEETWSSGRGPASNNGLCAYTPSRGVISVRGNWPLTPTMDVVVPYARSMVDLLEVLDVVAADDPDTRGDLWRLQPWVPIPAASSVRPDRYQALAVGADALAGKRFGVPRMFINADPDAGTSDSPGIGGPTGQRINTRASVIALWENARKALESAGAEVIEVDFPLVSNCEGDRPGASTVFNRGLVSKEFLHDELWELSAWAFDDFLRANGDPKLNRLADVDGPQIFPHDPGTLPNREDDLAAGMDEYVRMAERGITPWNEIATLPDGLRGLEKTRQIDLEQWMDALGLDAVLFPTVADVGPADADINPASADIAWSNGIWVANGNLAIRHLGVPTVTVPMGVMADIGMPVGLTFAGRAYDDSALLRLACAYESTGSQRQIPPRTPPLSKAE, encoded by the coding sequence ATGATCGAGGTAACCGAAGTTTCCATCGCCCAACTGCGCGCTGCGCTGGAGGCGGGCCGCACCACAGCGGTCGAACTGGTCAAAGCCTACCTCGCCAGGATCGACGCCTATGACGGCCCGCAGACGGCCACCGCGCTGAACGCCGTGGTGGTGCGCAACCCGGACGCGCTGCTCGAGGCAGAGGCATCCGACGCCCGCCGCGCCCGTGGCGAAACCCGCGGCCCGCTCGATGGCATCCCCTACACCGCCAAGGACAGCTACCTGGTCAAGGGGCTGACCGCCGCCTCGGGCAGCCCGGCCTTCAAGGACCTGCTCGCCCACCGCGACGCCTTCACCGTCGAACGCCTGCGCGCGGCCGGCGCCATCTGCCTGGGCAAGACCAACATGCCGCCGATGGCCAACGGTGGCATGCAGCGTGGCGTCTATGGCCGCGCCGAAAGCCCGTACAACGCCAGCTACCTGACCGCCCCGTTCGCCTCGGGCTCCTCGAACGGGGCTGGTACTGCGACGGCTGCCAGTTTCGCCGCCTTTGGCCTCGCCGAGGAAACCTGGTCGAGCGGTCGTGGCCCGGCTTCGAACAATGGCTTGTGCGCCTATACGCCGTCGCGCGGGGTGATCTCGGTGCGCGGCAACTGGCCGCTGACGCCAACCATGGACGTGGTGGTGCCCTACGCGCGAAGCATGGTCGATCTGCTCGAAGTGCTGGACGTGGTCGCCGCCGATGACCCCGACACTCGGGGCGACCTGTGGCGCCTGCAGCCCTGGGTGCCGATCCCCGCCGCCTCCTCGGTAAGACCCGACCGCTATCAGGCACTGGCTGTGGGTGCGGACGCACTGGCCGGCAAACGCTTCGGCGTGCCACGCATGTTCATCAATGCCGACCCGGACGCAGGCACCAGCGACTCGCCAGGCATCGGCGGGCCAACCGGGCAGCGTATCAACACCCGTGCCTCGGTGATCGCGCTATGGGAGAACGCCCGTAAGGCGCTGGAAAGTGCTGGCGCCGAAGTGATCGAGGTGGACTTCCCGCTGGTTTCCAACTGCGAGGGCGACCGCCCTGGCGCCTCGACGGTGTTCAACCGTGGCCTGGTTTCCAAAGAGTTTCTGCATGACGAACTCTGGGAACTGTCAGCCTGGGCCTTCGACGACTTCCTGCGTGCCAATGGCGATCCGAAACTGAACCGTTTGGCGGACGTCGATGGGCCGCAGATTTTCCCCCACGACCCAGGCACCCTGCCCAACCGCGAGGACGATCTGGCCGCCGGGATGGACGAGTACGTGCGCATGGCCGAACGCGGCATCACGCCGTGGAACGAGATCGCCACGCTGCCCGATGGCCTGCGAGGGCTGGAGAAGACCCGGCAGATCGATCTCGAACAGTGGATGGACGCGCTCGGGCTCGACGCCGTGCTCTTCCCTACCGTCGCCGACGTGGGCCCAGCGGATGCCGATATCAACCCGGCTTCCGCCGATATCGCCTGGAGCAACGGCATCTGGGTCGCCAACGGCAACCTCGCCATTCGCCACCTCGGCGTGCCCACGGTGACGGTGCCGATGGGTGTGATGGCGGATATCGGCATGCCCGTCGGGCTGACCTTCGCCGGCCGCGCCTACGATGACTCGGCGCTGCTGCGACTGGCCTGCGCCTATGAGTCGACAGGTTCGCAACGCCAGATTCCACCGCGCACCCCGCCGCTGTCGAAAGCCGAGTGA
- a CDS encoding GNAT family N-acetyltransferase — MPVFCLLPDHLRPLADKFYRSHRSAMRTRSDHQVWVARDGEIVAALCLQEAAHGQWLTSLLVAPARRQQGLASALIDAALQDAQTPTWLFCHPDLQPFYERQGFQACHELPSPLAERLARYRRSKTLDAMRR, encoded by the coding sequence ATGCCCGTGTTCTGCCTGTTGCCCGATCATCTGCGCCCACTGGCGGACAAGTTCTATCGCAGCCATCGCTCCGCCATGCGTACCCGCAGCGACCATCAGGTCTGGGTCGCCAGAGATGGCGAGATCGTTGCCGCGCTGTGCCTGCAGGAGGCCGCTCACGGCCAGTGGCTGACCAGCCTGCTGGTCGCGCCGGCACGGCGCCAACAGGGCCTGGCCAGCGCCCTGATCGACGCTGCGCTGCAGGATGCGCAGACGCCCACCTGGCTGTTCTGCCATCCCGACTTGCAACCGTTCTACGAGCGCCAGGGTTTTCAAGCGTGCCACGAACTGCCCTCACCGCTTGCCGAACGCCTGGCCCGCTACCGGCGCAGCAAGACACTGGACGCCATGCGGCGCTGA
- a CDS encoding NUDIX hydrolase, whose product MPPRTLHIAAACLFDETGRLLLVRKRGTHRFMLPGGKRDEGETAMQTLLRELHEELQLRVPESAFTPLGHFSEVAANEANTRVEADIFSGMLPHPVHPAAELEELRWLSACDPRTDDLAPLLRRHVLPLLWPSA is encoded by the coding sequence ATGCCTCCTCGTACTCTGCACATCGCAGCAGCCTGCCTGTTCGACGAAACCGGCCGCCTGCTGCTGGTACGCAAGCGCGGCACGCACAGGTTCATGCTGCCAGGCGGCAAGCGTGACGAGGGTGAGACAGCGATGCAGACCCTGCTGCGCGAACTCCACGAGGAGCTGCAGCTGCGCGTGCCCGAGTCAGCCTTCACGCCGTTGGGCCATTTCAGCGAAGTCGCCGCCAACGAGGCAAATACCCGGGTCGAAGCCGATATCTTCAGCGGCATGCTGCCACACCCGGTGCACCCCGCAGCCGAACTGGAAGAGCTGCGCTGGCTAAGCGCCTGCGACCCGCGAACGGACGACCTGGCGCCGCTGCTGCGCCGACACGTCCTGCCCCTGCTCTGGCCAAGCGCCTGA
- a CDS encoding DUF485 domain-containing protein: MNDSIYRRIEQSPHFKELVAKREKFAWILSAIMLGIYIGFILLIAFVPGWLGTRITEGSPITWGIPVGLGVILSAFVLTGIYVRRANSEFDNLNQVILDEVGK, translated from the coding sequence ATGAACGACAGCATCTACCGGCGGATCGAGCAAAGTCCGCACTTCAAGGAGCTAGTAGCCAAGCGTGAAAAATTCGCCTGGATACTTTCCGCCATCATGCTTGGCATCTATATCGGCTTCATCCTGCTCATCGCCTTCGTGCCCGGCTGGCTGGGAACCCGCATCACCGAAGGTTCTCCGATCACCTGGGGCATTCCAGTTGGCCTCGGCGTAATCCTCTCGGCCTTCGTGCTGACCGGCATCTACGTGCGCCGCGCCAACAGCGAATTCGACAACCTGAACCAGGTGATCCTGGATGAGGTGGGCAAATGA
- a CDS encoding GGDEF domain-containing protein, with protein MAIHVKRLLARLRKDFQLSIITLMGLFGVLGISPYAVYRAVHGNYLVSVADTVIVLSTILAVIHAWRTGDTVRPGVWLAGIFSLCATLITLNLGVNGLFWIYPLILFNFFMVSPPRALLATVLVVAALAIYSLLVPGTVFESRYQMLSFLVTALLASVLTFIFAYRTQHQRDQLHAWATRDPLTGARNRRVMNDELKIAVSNRRRHDINASVLLIDLDHFKQINDRFGHQAGDQVLVDFVALAQRSVRQEDRLFRFGGEEFLLLLGNTDEQGLLSAAEHLQAQIAQHLSSPGGLVTVSMGGAVLRAGEQWESWLQRADQQLYQAKGAGRDRIHIDSDATLEPS; from the coding sequence ATGGCTATTCACGTGAAGCGTCTGCTTGCGCGGCTGCGCAAGGATTTCCAACTTTCGATCATTACCCTCATGGGGCTGTTCGGTGTACTGGGCATTTCGCCTTATGCCGTCTACCGCGCCGTGCACGGTAACTATCTGGTCAGCGTCGCCGATACGGTGATCGTGCTGTCGACCATCCTGGCCGTCATTCACGCCTGGCGCACCGGCGACACGGTCCGACCCGGGGTTTGGCTGGCCGGTATCTTCTCGCTGTGCGCCACACTGATCACCCTCAATCTGGGCGTCAACGGGCTGTTCTGGATTTACCCGCTGATCCTCTTCAACTTCTTCATGGTGTCACCGCCCAGGGCACTGCTCGCGACCGTACTGGTGGTCGCCGCATTGGCGATCTATTCCCTGCTGGTGCCGGGCACGGTATTCGAAAGCCGTTACCAGATGCTGTCGTTTCTGGTCACCGCACTGCTGGCCAGTGTGCTGACCTTCATCTTTGCCTACCGCACCCAGCACCAGCGTGACCAGTTGCATGCCTGGGCCACCCGCGACCCGCTGACCGGCGCCCGCAACCGCCGGGTAATGAACGATGAACTGAAAATCGCCGTATCCAACCGGCGCCGGCACGATATCAATGCCTCGGTTCTGCTGATCGACCTCGACCATTTCAAGCAGATCAACGACCGCTTCGGTCACCAGGCCGGCGACCAGGTGCTGGTGGATTTCGTCGCACTGGCCCAGCGCAGCGTCCGCCAGGAAGATCGGCTGTTTCGCTTTGGTGGCGAAGAGTTTCTGCTGTTGCTGGGCAATACCGATGAACAGGGGCTGCTCTCGGCGGCGGAACACCTGCAGGCGCAGATAGCCCAGCACCTGAGCAGCCCTGGCGGCCTGGTGACCGTTTCCATGGGTGGCGCTGTGCTAAGGGCTGGCGAGCAATGGGAAAGCTGGCTGCAGCGCGCGGACCAGCAGCTCTACCAGGCCAAGGGCGCGGGCCGTGACCGCATCCACATCGATAGCGACGCAACGCTCGAACCAAGCTAG
- a CDS encoding DUF2025 family protein, protein MAITSADICAAADQLKGFVGFNVKTGQHIVRFSEDAFGLDVAENSITPTSEFVWATGETPELMTLKRDRLSLLSGLRIDERLNIGEPLRIYLRREDLPEISAQRQLQPSG, encoded by the coding sequence ATGGCTATCACTTCTGCCGACATCTGCGCCGCCGCCGACCAGCTGAAAGGCTTCGTCGGCTTCAACGTCAAGACCGGTCAACACATCGTGCGTTTCAGCGAAGACGCCTTTGGCCTCGACGTCGCCGAAAACAGCATCACACCAACCAGCGAGTTCGTCTGGGCAACTGGCGAGACACCCGAACTGATGACCCTGAAACGCGACCGCCTGAGCCTGCTCTCCGGCCTGCGTATCGATGAGCGCCTGAACATCGGCGAGCCGCTGCGTATCTACCTGCGCCGCGAGGATCTGCCGGAAATCAGCGCGCAAAGGCAGTTGCAACCGAGCGGCTGA
- a CDS encoding AzlC family ABC transporter permease: MLSNSDKNLEAINVSIAWDGFKAFLPISAFVVLFGLAFGLAATQTGLSTETSLVMSALVFAGASQFAALDLWGTHIPLVPLALTVFAINARHLLMGATLYPWLSNLPPAKRYGVMLVASDANWAMSMQAFGSGKPGLGLLLGGGLALWSAWLLGTWLGIYFGSAIDDPVSFGLDMVMGCFLLAMVVGGKKDLRILIIWTVAACASLLAYWYLPSNSHVVVGALAGGVLGALWMEKQA, encoded by the coding sequence ATGTTGTCGAACAGCGATAAGAACTTGGAAGCGATTAATGTCTCGATCGCCTGGGATGGATTCAAGGCATTCCTGCCCATTTCGGCCTTCGTCGTGCTGTTCGGGCTGGCTTTCGGGCTGGCCGCCACGCAGACCGGGCTGAGCACCGAGACCAGCCTCGTCATGAGCGCACTGGTCTTCGCCGGGGCATCGCAGTTCGCGGCGCTGGATCTGTGGGGCACGCACATACCACTAGTGCCTCTGGCGCTGACGGTGTTCGCGATCAATGCCCGTCACCTGCTGATGGGTGCCACGCTGTACCCCTGGCTGAGCAACCTGCCGCCAGCCAAACGCTACGGCGTCATGCTGGTCGCCTCCGATGCCAACTGGGCCATGTCCATGCAGGCCTTCGGTTCTGGCAAGCCAGGACTGGGGCTGCTGCTCGGTGGCGGCCTGGCGCTGTGGTCAGCCTGGCTGCTGGGAACCTGGCTGGGTATCTATTTTGGCAGTGCAATCGACGACCCCGTGAGCTTTGGCCTGGACATGGTCATGGGCTGTTTCCTGCTGGCCATGGTGGTCGGTGGCAAGAAGGATCTGCGGATTTTGATCATCTGGACGGTCGCTGCGTGCGCCTCGCTGCTGGCCTACTGGTATTTGCCCAGCAACAGCCATGTGGTGGTCGGTGCCTTGGCGGGCGGCGTGCTCGGTGCCTTGTGGATGGAGAAGCAAGCATGA